The following coding sequences are from one Sesamum indicum cultivar Zhongzhi No. 13 linkage group LG11, S_indicum_v1.0, whole genome shotgun sequence window:
- the LOC105173461 gene encoding prohibitin-3, mitochondrial-like yields the protein MILSKADLAGRLIGRCLAAAVGFSFGCVALVKSIYTVDGGQRAVLFDRIRGVRDFTVGEGTHFLIPFLQEPFVFDIRTRPFAISSITGTKDLQMVNLTLRVLSRPDINRLPEIFTTLGQKYDDKVLPSIGNEVLKAVVAQFNADELLTERPHVSALVRDSLMRRASDFNIVLEDVAITHLSYGAEFSKAVEQKQVAQQDAERSKLLVAKAEQERRAAIIRAEGESESAKLISDATATAGIGLIELRMIEAGKHNAASMWRNGNVMYLPDSGSNMVVGVNTGH from the exons ATGATTCTTAGCAAAGCAGACTTAGCCGGTCGACTCATCGGCCGATGCTTAGCGGCCGCCGTGGGATTCAGCTTTGGCTGTGTAGCCTTGGTCAAGTCGATCTACACCGTCGACGGCGGCCAACGGGCCGTGCTCTTCGACCGTATCCGCGGCGTTCGCGATTTCACGGTCGGGGAAGGGACGCACTTCCTGATTCCGTTCCTACAGGAGCCGTTCGTCTTCGACATTCGCACGCGACCCTTCGCCATCTCCTCCATCACAG GCACGAAGGATCTTCAGATGGTGAATCTCACGCTTCGTGTCCTATCACGCCCTGATATCAATCGCCTTCCTGAAATTTTCACAACTCTGGGGCAGAAATATGATGACAAAGTCCTCCCTTCAATTGGCAATGAGGTTCTCAAAGCTGTTGTTGCACAGTTTAATGCTGATGAATTGCTTACAGAGCGCCCTCATGTTTCAGCCCTCGTGCGTGACAGTTTGATGCGTAGGGCAAGTGATTTTAACATTGTGCTGGAGGACGTAGCTATCACTCATTTATCATATGGTGCAGAGTTCTCCAAGGCAGTGGAGCAGAAGCAAGTGGCACAGCAGGACGCTGAGCGGTCTAAACTCTTGGTGGCAAAAGCAGAGCAGGAGCGGAGGGCAGCCATTATCAGGGCTGAAGGGGAGAGTGAGTCCGCTAAGTTGATTTCTGATGCTACTGCTACTGCAGGAATAGGGCTGATTGAGCTGAGGATGATCGAGGCGGGCAAGCACAATGCTGCATCCATGTGGAGGAATGGGAATGTGATGTATTTGCCTGATAGCGGCAGCAATATGGTCGTTGGTGTCAATACCGGACACTGA